In Flavobacterium cerinum, one genomic interval encodes:
- the rsmA gene encoding 16S rRNA (adenine(1518)-N(6)/adenine(1519)-N(6))-dimethyltransferase RsmA, giving the protein MDKVRAKKHLGQHFLNDENIAKKIADTLTLDGYKKVLEIGPGMGVLTKYLLEKPIETYVIEIDTESVEYLQTHYLKLSNRIISKDFLRYNLSETFGEDPLAIIGNFPYNISSQIVFRVLEMRDRIPEFSGMFQKEVAERICEKKGSKAYGILSVLVQAFYDTEYLFTVSENVFTPPPKVKSGVMRMRRKENYKLPCEEKLFFNVVKTAFNQRRKTLRNSLKTFQLSDNLREDSIFGLRPEQLSVEQFIELTQKIAADGV; this is encoded by the coding sequence ATGGATAAGGTAAGAGCTAAAAAACATTTGGGACAACATTTCCTGAATGATGAAAATATCGCCAAAAAAATTGCCGATACGTTAACACTGGACGGCTATAAAAAAGTATTGGAAATCGGTCCGGGTATGGGAGTGCTTACCAAATATCTTTTGGAAAAACCCATTGAGACATATGTGATTGAGATCGATACCGAATCGGTAGAATATCTACAGACACACTATCTGAAATTGTCAAACCGTATCATTTCAAAAGATTTTTTAAGGTATAACCTTTCGGAAACTTTTGGTGAAGATCCGTTGGCGATTATCGGGAATTTTCCATACAATATATCTTCCCAAATCGTTTTTCGCGTACTGGAAATGAGAGATCGGATTCCGGAGTTTTCCGGGATGTTTCAAAAAGAAGTAGCCGAACGTATTTGCGAGAAAAAAGGAAGTAAAGCCTACGGAATTCTGTCGGTTTTGGTTCAGGCGTTTTATGATACGGAATACCTGTTTACGGTTTCGGAAAATGTATTTACGCCGCCGCCGAAAGTGAAATCCGGGGTAATGCGTATGCGCAGAAAAGAAAATTATAAGCTGCCATGCGAAGAGAAGCTGTTTTTCAACGTAGTAAAAACGGCTTTTAATCAGCGTAGAAAAACTTTAAGAAATAGTTTAAAAACGTTCCAGTTGTCGGATAATTTAAGAGAAGATAGTATCTTTGGCCTTCGTCCGGAACAATTGTCCGTGGAACAGTTTATCGAACTCACTCAAAAAATAGCCGCCGATGGAGTTTAA
- a CDS encoding tetratricopeptide repeat protein: MKNVFSFIALLCSVFVFAQNDQLAQNYFDRGEFEKAMVIYDELLKTQPNNYQYFQKQIACYQQLKQYAKAEEAIRNRIDRFKQNNLYVELGYNYQLQKDMDKAGKCYQKALDFIKENPNNVYGVASLFEQKVLLEQALKAYEIGIAGNPNFNFDYQIALLQGQLGNLELMVDKLLDYAYRNPQNLALVQNQLARFMMEDTQETFNANLRKALLIRTQKTQDIFWNQFLSWFFVQQKEYGKAFIQEKAIFKRNPDNFYNIINLARLAVQEQENETAKEILDFILLNTQDLDLQMEAHYQLAIMDVDKATPKEYPVIQEKLNLLLKQYGVSPYSLRLQILKAHFDAFYLKQFEAARQTLTKSLELPLNSYQKAEVKMELADVLLLDEKFNQAIIYYAQIEDDLKNDEIGHEASFKMAKASYFKGDFDWAQQQFKVLKSSSSQLIANDALELFLLINDHTTQDSTRVALKKFAKADFLLYQNKTDEALNGFRTLLKEHKGQSVEDETLLKIGRILEEKKEYAEAVKVYQEIIDKHAEGIYVDEALFFSAEIYRKDIPDPEKAKALYEKVIFNHQDSIYYVDARNNYRKLRGDNNL; encoded by the coding sequence ATGAAAAACGTTTTCTCTTTTATCGCTCTATTGTGCTCGGTGTTTGTTTTCGCGCAAAACGATCAGCTGGCACAAAATTATTTCGATCGGGGAGAATTTGAAAAAGCCATGGTGATCTACGATGAGCTGCTTAAAACACAACCTAATAACTATCAGTATTTTCAGAAACAGATAGCTTGTTATCAGCAGTTAAAGCAGTATGCTAAAGCTGAAGAAGCAATCCGAAACAGAATCGACCGCTTTAAGCAAAATAACCTGTATGTGGAGTTGGGTTACAATTATCAACTGCAAAAGGATATGGATAAAGCCGGTAAATGCTACCAAAAAGCATTGGACTTTATCAAAGAAAATCCGAATAATGTTTACGGAGTAGCCAGTCTTTTTGAACAAAAAGTGTTGTTGGAACAAGCCTTAAAAGCATATGAAATAGGAATCGCGGGGAATCCGAATTTTAATTTCGATTATCAGATTGCTTTACTTCAGGGACAATTAGGGAATTTGGAACTGATGGTTGATAAGCTGTTGGACTATGCTTATCGCAATCCGCAAAATCTGGCATTGGTGCAAAACCAATTGGCGCGATTTATGATGGAAGATACTCAGGAAACCTTTAATGCCAATCTTAGAAAAGCGCTGTTGATCCGTACTCAAAAAACACAGGATATTTTCTGGAATCAGTTCTTAAGCTGGTTTTTTGTACAGCAAAAAGAATACGGAAAAGCCTTTATTCAGGAAAAAGCCATTTTTAAAAGGAATCCGGATAATTTTTATAATATCATTAATCTGGCCCGATTGGCGGTACAGGAACAGGAAAATGAAACGGCAAAAGAAATCCTGGATTTTATATTGCTGAATACACAGGATCTGGATCTTCAGATGGAAGCGCATTATCAGCTGGCTATAATGGATGTTGATAAAGCAACGCCAAAAGAGTATCCGGTTATACAGGAAAAGCTGAATCTATTATTAAAACAATACGGCGTTTCACCCTATTCGCTCCGTTTACAGATTTTAAAAGCCCACTTTGATGCTTTTTATCTGAAACAGTTTGAAGCAGCCCGGCAAACGCTAACCAAATCATTGGAACTACCGCTCAATAGTTATCAAAAAGCAGAAGTAAAAATGGAGTTGGCCGATGTGTTGTTATTGGATGAAAAATTTAATCAGGCCATTATCTATTATGCGCAAATTGAAGATGATCTGAAAAATGATGAAATCGGACATGAAGCGAGTTTTAAAATGGCAAAAGCCAGTTATTTTAAAGGTGATTTTGACTGGGCGCAACAACAATTTAAAGTGCTTAAGTCGTCATCATCTCAGTTAATTGCAAATGATGCGTTGGAATTGTTTCTGTTGATTAACGATCATACAACACAAGACAGTACACGAGTGGCTTTAAAGAAATTTGCAAAAGCTGATTTTCTGTTGTATCAGAATAAAACGGATGAAGCTTTAAACGGATTCAGGACACTTTTAAAAGAACATAAAGGGCAAAGTGTAGAAGATGAAACCTTATTGAAAATAGGTCGGATTCTGGAAGAGAAAAAAGAATATGCGGAAGCGGTAAAAGTATATCAGGAAATTATAGACAAACACGCGGAAGGGATTTATGTCGATGAGGCTTTGTTCTTCTCAGCCGAGATTTACAGAAAGGATATCCCGGATCCGGAAAAAGCAAAAGCACTTTACGAGAAAGTCATTTTTAATCATCAGGATAGTATTTACTATGTAGATGCCCGTAATAACTACAGAAAATTAAGAGGAGACAATAACCTGTAA
- a CDS encoding DUF4286 family protein: MIIYNVTINIHESVHDEWMKWMQEKHIADVLATGKFTAARMVRVLIEEEMGGVTYSIQYTTESKEMLQRYYDEDAPRLRAEGFALFGDKMLAFRTELELISDH, encoded by the coding sequence ATGATTATTTACAATGTAACGATCAATATACACGAGAGTGTACATGATGAATGGATGAAATGGATGCAGGAAAAACATATAGCTGATGTATTGGCTACAGGTAAATTTACGGCTGCACGAATGGTTCGGGTTTTGATCGAAGAAGAAATGGGAGGGGTGACCTATTCCATTCAATATACAACCGAGAGTAAAGAAATGTTGCAACGCTATTATGATGAGGACGCACCACGGCTAAGAGCGGAAGGATTTGCCCTTTTCGGAGATAAAATGCTGGCTTTCCGTACGGAGTTAGAATTGATCAGTGATCATTAA